One window of the Eucalyptus grandis isolate ANBG69807.140 chromosome 8, ASM1654582v1, whole genome shotgun sequence genome contains the following:
- the LOC104414028 gene encoding uncharacterized protein LOC104414028: protein MDSSARIRGFICSFGLLFILIHGASVSAAEPTFVIGQSTSVQLSPVSRVENPPGSRPGTSMFCERVHIHGLSRMKHLSKIAHSVKVEIFSNSTSLLPTKFEVCFHRNLSLGMCMCPQNQWEKVGKGSWFRPMSPFDHKLLDIRVAGSSSETFEMSIEEEFFLYRVVLLIVGLVLMTFASSLSNSLAFYYSSAMAVGIILVVLMVLFQGMRLLPTGRKNSLAIFIYSSLIGLGSFLLRYLPGLFRSILSEMGISEDMYNPLAIFLLAFLVLTGAWLGFWVVRKLVLTEDGSVDVSTSHFVAWSIRVLAAVMILQCSLDPILALEALISGIATSYMTRRIWRLKFFRRLYRKLLSSPREYHRTPQNMGSHALQNSYNERGRSTMSSPALYNSPLQGTRMPPSQPSGPETYYSTFHTTPDRKRYSDDEWKKITREHTKKSLEELVSSPDFSRWAVANAERITLAPINNNASTSWATRLRNLLPWT from the exons ATGGACTCTTCCGCGCGGATTCGCGGCTTCATCTGCTCCTTCGGGCTTCTCTTCATCCTCATCCATGGCGCCTCTGTCTCCGCCGCGGAACCCACCTTCG TCATTGGTCAGTCTACTTCGGTGCAGCTATCTCCTGTATCACGAGTGGAAAACCCTCCTGGTTCTAGGCCCGGCACTTCTATGTTTTGTGAAAGAGTTCATATCCATGGTTTATCAAGGATGAAACATTTGAGTAAAATAGCTCATTCAGTTAAAGTGGAAATTTTCTCTAACAGTACCAGTCTTCTTCCAACCAAATTTGAGGTTTGTTTCCACAG AAATTTATCTCTTGGTATGTGCATGTGCCCTCAAAACCAATGGGAAAAAGTTGGCAAGGGTTCATGGTTTCGGCCAATGTCACCATTTGACCATAAGCTCTTAGATATACGAGTAGCTGGTTCATCCTCGGAAACTTTTGAGATGTCAATTGAAGAAG AATTTTTCCTGTATCGGGTAGTTCTCTTGATCGTGGGCTTGGTtttaatgacctttgcatcttCTTTGAGCAATTCTTTGGCTTTCTACTACAGCAGTGCAATGGCAGTTGGCATCATCCTTGTAGTATTGATGGTTCTTTTTCAG GGAATGAGGCTGCTGCCAACCGGGCGAAAAAATTCACTTGCAATATTCATATATTCATCTCTT ATTGGTTTGGGCTCTTTCCTTCTCCGCTACTTGCCTGGGCTTTTTCGTTCAATCCTCTCAGAGATGGGAATTAGTGAAGACATGTACAATCCT TTGGCAATATTTCTCCTAGCCTTTCTAGTTCTTACTGGAGCTTGGTTGGGATTTTGGGTTGTCCGGAAACTTGTCCTCACAGAAGATGGTTCAGTTGATGTAAGCACTTCTCATTTTGTTGCATGGTCCATTCGAGTTTTGGCTGCTGTTATGATCCTTCAG TGTTCCCTTGATCCCATACTTGCTCTAGAAGCATTGATATCAGGAATTGCTACCTCATATATGACCAGGAgaatttggagattgaaattttTTCGCCGTCTGTACAG GAAACTGCTTTCATCCCCTAGGGAGTACCACAGAACACCACAAAACATGGGATCACATGCCTTGCAAAATTCGTACAATGAGAGAGGCAGGTCCACAATGTCCTCGCCAGCTTTGTATAATTCTCCCTTGCAAG GGACCAGGATGCCACCTTCTCAGCCGTCGGGTCCAGAGACTTACTACTCTACCTTCCACACCACGCCTGATAGGAAAAGATATTCAGATGATGAGTGGAAAAAGATAACCAGAGAGCATACTAAAAAATCCCTGGAAGAACTCGTATCTTCTCCTGACTTCAGCAGATGGGCAGTCGCTAATGCCGAAAGAATCACTTTGGCTCCAATCAACAATAATGCAAGCACTAGCTGGGCCACTAGACTTCGCAACCTGCTACCATGGACTTAG
- the LOC104414029 gene encoding uncharacterized protein LOC104414029 has translation MGNCQAAEVAAVAIHHPAGTKVERIYWSVSAHDIMSANPGHYVAQVIAASSQTVAAKDESGGTPARQLRLLRPDDTLHIGQVYRLVSFEDVMKEFAAKKCVKLGKLLERSGGDGVESKKKESRTSRGPSSKHDSVTADDRMSTKEEEEEVDEMGSSSSGSLRGLTGGRQWKPALQSISEIGS, from the exons ATGGGGAACTGCCAAGCAGcagaggtggcggcggtggccaTCCACCACCCGGCGGGGACCAAGGTGGAGAGGATATACTGGTCCGTGAGCGCCCACGACATCATGTCGGCGAACCCGGGGCACTACGTCGCGCAGGTGATCGCCGCCTCCTCTCAGACGGTGGCGGCGAAGGACGAGAGCGGCGGCACGCCGGCGAGGCAGCTCAGGCTCCTGCGGCCTGACGACACTCTGCACATCGGGCAGGTCTATCGGCTCGTTAGCTTCGAAG ATGTGATGAAGGAGTTCGCGGCAAAGAAGTGCGTGAAGCTGGGGAAGCTGCTGGAAAGATCAGGAGGGGACGGAGTCGAGTCGAAGAAGAAAGAGTCGAGGACGAGTCGGGGGCCGAGTTCGAAGCATGACTCGGTGACTGCTGACGACCGCATGTCCACCAAG gaggaggaggaggaggttgaTGAAATGGGAAGCAGCAGTAGCGGCAGCCTGAGAGGACTAACGGGTGGTAGGCAGTGGAAGCCAGCCTTACAAAGCATTTCAGAGATTGGATCTTGA